GAACTGATGATGAAAAGAATTTTTGGAGGCATGCTCATCGCCATCGGCATTTTCATGCTTTCGGGGAAGTGATTTCAATTCTCTGTCATCCTCTGGCTTGACCAGGGGATCCAGCAATTCCAACGCTTTGCTGTCATCCTGAGTGGAAGCGAAGGATCTCCTCGGTTAATTTTGTGTTTTGTTATAATCGAACACTTAAATTGTCAGAGGAGATCCTTCACTACGTTCAGGATGACAAAGCAAAAAAAACAAAGTACCAAGCACTATCGCACTATAGCACCAACATCACTTCCCAAAATATTCGTTTCGCGCCTTCACTACTAACCCCGAAAGCATCCACAACGCTAACAAGTTGGGAAATGCCATCAACAAGTTTGCGATGTCTGCATAATTCCACACCTGTGTAATCCAATGGGCTTTTGCACTTGCAAACGCACCCACAAATAAAAACACGCAGTAGAGTAAACGAAACGGCAACACTACTTTTTCGCCCAACAAATATTCTGCCGCGCGATCGCCGTAATAACTCCAGCTAATCGCCGTTGAAAAAGCAAAGAGCACTATCGAAAACGTCACCACATAAGCACCACCGGAGAAACCCGCTTCAAAAGCTGCTGCGGTGAGAGGCGCGTCACTCATTCCACCTTGCCAAGTGCCAGTGCACAAAATAACCAAGGCTGTCATGGTGCAAATAATAATGGTGTCTGTAAATGGTTCCAGCAGTGCAACCAAGCCTTCGCGAAAAGGAACGGTGGTTTTTGCTGCGGCATGAATAATAGGAGCTGAACCTAAACCTGATTCATTTGAAAAAAGCCCACGAGTTACACCTGCCCGCATTGATAGCATTATCGCACTTCCCACGGCACCACCTGCTATGGAAGTGGGAGCAAACGCTTCGCTCACAATAAGAGCAAGACAAGCAAAAACCTTGTCTGCGTTGAGAAACAAAATGAAGAGTGCTGCACCAATATAGAGCACCGCCATAAAGGGAACCAAAAAACTTGCCACTTGGCCAATGCGTTTTACTCCGCCCACAATGACAAGCCCAGTTAAGACCGCAATCACCAAACCACTTAAGTAAGGTGAAACTCCAAAGCTACTTTGCAAAACTTGCGCAACCTGATTGGACTGCACCATATTGCCAATGCCAAACGAAGCAAACACGGTGAAAAAAGCAAACACCACCGCAAGCCACTTCCAATTTTTTCCCAGCCCACGCTCGATGTAATACATCGGCCCACCGGCAATATTACCGGCCTTGTCTGTGGTGCGAAACATTTGCGCCAAGGTACACTCGGTACACTTGATGGCCATGCCGAGAAAAGCCGTCATCCACATCCAAAAAATTGCTCCCGGACCGCCAAGACCTATGGCAGCTGCAACTCCCGCGATATTCCCCACTCCAACTGTGGCTGAAAGCGCGGCACACAAAGCTTTAAAGTGGCTTACATCACCAGGATCAAGCGGATCATCATAAGCACCGCGTGTAATTTTAATTCCTTCTTTGAGGCCTCGAATCTGGATGAAACGGAGGCGAAGGGTTAAAAAAATGCCCGTTCCTAAGAGAACAATAAGTAAGAACGGGCCGGTCACAAATGAAAAAAACGCTTGTAAAGCTTCTAGCATAATGGCACCTCTTTCTAGGTGGAAGTGAGTTTCCCTTCATTTCACGAAAGCAAAAGGAATGCAAAAAATATTTGTTTCAAACACTTGTTTTTACTGGTTTTTTAAAAAAAATGAATTATTTTTACCTCTCTAAGCAACACGGCTTAAACACAACCGATAACTAAAAAGAGAGGCTCTTTTTAGTCTTCTCTAGAAGGTTAGGAAAAAAACGCGTGATTTTTAGTCCCATAACATTGGCTCCACAAGGCCTTTCAGCTTTAGCAGCTGGCACTGCTGTGTTTGCGGGGAATGCAGCTCTCACGCCACTTCCTGCAGCAAGAGCTTCTGAAAAAGTTAGCTCCAGTTCTCCCTTCGTCTCTCCTTTTAGCGCTGGACCAAGACCTGAAGAAGCCGCATTGGTTTCGCTGGTTATTTTTGCCGCTCGAACTCCAACAGGCACTTCTTTAACATTCTATGTATCTGATGCTGCTACGGCCGCAAAACCACGTGCTGCAGAGGCTGGAACGCCAAGACTTGGAAGAAGGCATCATCGTCATCACCGTCATGCACATGCTCATCTGCACCTTCATCTTCCGCAAACTCCACGGGCACCGGGAAAAACTTCGCCACGTTTGGAAGTGCCAGCACAACCGGATAAACCTGCACATGGTGAAGCTCATGCAAAAAGAGATAAACCTGCAAGAGAAAGTATACTTAAAACAACTGCTCCACGCGTTTCGTTAGCACAGTTAATTTTAGCGCGCTTGCAAACCCTTCAAACAAGTGGACCAGTTCCTGCCGCTTTCGACAACTCACTCTTAGCGCAACTTNNNNNNNNNNNNACCAGTTCCTGCCGCTTTCGACAACTCACTCTTAGCGCAACTTGCAGTAAGAAGTGCTCCAGCTAAAACAACTCCACGCATTGAAGTTGCTGCACAGACAACTCTTCCACCAAAAAATGGAAATCTTGCAACGCCACTTCTTCCAAAGATTTCTTTGCAGTCTCCATTGAAAGCAGCTCCTCTCCAAGAGAGAATTGAAGCTGGTTTGCAGGCACCTCGTATTTCAACTGTAGCGCGAAAAACACCTCTTCGTCATACGCCTGCTGATCTTCGTGGAAATGACATTCGACTTGCTTCAACTGAACTAAGATTTGAAACTCGCGTTCCAAGCCTTTTTGAACTGTATCTTCCACAANNNNNNNNNNNNNNNNNNNNNAGCAACCCACTTACAGCTCTTCCACAAGCAGCGGCACATGAAGCAGCAAAACAAAACACACGGGAAACTGCTGCTGCAGCTGTATTTGCTCCTGCACTTCTACAAACATTACGAGAAAGACCCGATCTTCCTCTTGCAGGGGCAACAAGAGAATTAAGACCTGTAGATGCAACTCGCCATGACACTATGCCAGTCTTGTTTGGCCTCAGCACTTCTGGTGGCGAAACGGCACTTCAACAAGCCGTTGCTGAAAGCAAATCGCGGCTCAAACAACGCATTCGTGCAAGCTTGCAAGAGGCTCTAGAGCTTGGCCCACAAGCACTTGCCGAAGGTGAAGCATTACAAACGCTTAATGATATGCTTCGTATGGAATTGTGGCAAAACCAGGAACTCGCTTTACGCGAAGGCGAAATGAATGCTCTCATTTTGGAAAGTTTGTTGGTGGCTGTAAATTCCATTCCAGCCTTCCACGCCGAAGGCCCGCGAAGCCGCGCTGAAGTGGAAGCCGATTTGCTGGGCTTGCTGCAAGTAACCAGCGAAACCTTAGCTGATTGGGAAACTTTTTTTGGAATCTCTTTCATCGGCACACGACAACGCAAAAGTGATTCACCTCATTTAAACGCTTTGTTTGCTGGTGATGTTCGGGAAATGCTGGTGAATGCTGTGCGAGAGGGCTTAAGCGAAAATATTGCAGCTCAAGGCTTAATGAGTTCTGAGGGCATTAATGTTGAGGGTGAAATGGTATTACAGTGGGAGCTTGTTCGCATTTTGAATGCAAGTTCTGTGTTTGAGCAAGTAGATAAAGCTGCTACCTTATTAACCTATTTCGGAAAAGAAGAAGGCTTAAAAACAGCAGGCCTCGCCTTAGCCTTGATGGTGCAAAACTCTGCACTCATGCAAACAGCAAACACAGATGAATCAGCAATTGCCCCAACCTTATCACAAGAAGTCTTGCGACAAATTATGCTGAAAGTGCTCACCACTTCACTCTGGCCACTTGCAAGCCACCGTTCATTCCGCGCACATTTTACTCCGGAACAAAACGAGCTTATCAATGCACTTGTTGCGGAAACCACTGGCACCACTGCACTTGACAGCTTCCGAAATGTTGATCCTGCAGATGAAGCAGCTTTTTGGGATGCTCTTGGCAAAACTGGTGTTGAAGAACAAGTGATGCAAAGAGTTGTAGCTGCGATGATGGATACAGCTGGATCCGCTGAATTTGCAAAAGCCCTCAAAAATCTTCAGTAACCTTCCTCCACTACCAAAAAGTGCCAGGCACTTTCTGGTGAAAATGTAGCTTTTCTCTCACAATTGCATCATTTCATGACACTTCAAATCATCTAACCCTTTGAAAAACAATTAATTCCATTTGGCCTACTTCTCGCAACTCACCAAAAAGTGCCAGGCACTTTTTGGTAAACTGCACAATTTTTAAGCAGAGGTGAAATATGGGAAGAGCTCCACGTATTCTCGGGGATGAAATCGTATATCACGTTATTTTAAGATGTAATAACAAAGAGAAGCTTTTCAAAAGTAATTATGATTTCGAAATGTTTGTAAGCATCCTTGAGCATTATAGAAAAAAAATGAACTTCGAAGTTCATGCCTATGTTTTAATGCATACCCATCTGCATTTGATACTCACGACAAAAGAAGGAAATTACCTCGATCAAATAGTACACCGCATTTGTACTACTTTTACCTTTCATTACAATAGAACACACTCTCGTTCCGGTCATTTTTGGAATTCGCGCTACAGAAGTTTCATTATAAGTGACGATCACTACTTTCTTACCTGTCTACGTTATCTCCACTTGAATCCGGTAAAAGCAAGACTCGTAGACAGCCCTGCTAAATGGAAATGGAGCTCTCATCACTTTTATATATCTTCCCATCAAGTTAAGAATATCTTTCTTACGGAACATCCTAGCTTTTTATCTCTCGGATCAAATGTAGTGCTAAGAAGGGAGTCTTATCTATCGTTGTTTGAACATGAAATGATAGATTTAGAATTTGAAACAAAAATCTTTGAAGGGAAAATGAAACCTCATTCACGGAGAAGTCGTGAGTACATACGTCAATTTTTTATCACCTAACTAAAATTCACCAGAAAGTGCCTGGCACTTTCTGGTAAGCTGCTCAATTTTTAGGCGTTCCTGAGAGTACTCAAAAAAAAAGAGCCTTAAGTTTCCTTAAGGCTCTTGGGAAAATCTTGTGTAAAAAACTTAATCCCACTCGTAATCAACAATTTCATTTTTCTCGAAGAAGAAAGCAATCTCTTGAGCTGCTGCTGCAGTTGCATCTGAACCATGAACCGCGTTGTTGCCGATGTTGCTTCCAAAATCTTTACGAAGCGTGCCTTCAGCAGCTTCTTCAGGGTTGGTAGCTCCCATGACTTCGCGCCATTTTGCTACAGCGTTGTCGCCTTCTAAAACCAGCGCCACAGAAGGGCCAGACGCCATGAAGGTAACAAGTTCTTCAAAGAAAGGTTTACCTTGATGAACAGCATAAAAACCTTCAGCCTTTTGCTTGCTGAGGTGGTGCATTTTAATGCCAACAATTTTAAGGTTGTTGTTTTCGATACGGTTAAGAATTTCTCCGATAACCCCTTTACGAACCGCGTCGGGTTTTACCATTGCAAGTGTTCTTTCTGCTGCCATTGCTTTCTCCTTCATCATGTACCCTTTTTGCTTCCGTGCAGACATGCTCCTCACCAAAGCTTTGGGCCGCTTAGTCTGTGGGTGTCTAGCGTAGCGGGTTTTGTTTGTAAATTGAATTAATCCACTTTCTTTTCAGCGACTTACCTCTGTCTCATCATGCTACACAATGAACTGGGCCGCTCATCCATGCGATTCGGACAATTCTATGTCATCACGAGGAGCATAGCGACGTGGTGATCTCCCCATTCAATTGCCAGAGGAGATTGCCACTCCGCCAGAGGCGGATCGCAATGACAGCAACATACTACTCTTTACTTCGCATTTTTTTTCATCTTATCAATGCGAACCTTCAGCGCTTCTTTATTGGGATATTTGTTTTCTAACTCATTGGTGATCTGAGTAGCTGGCCCCAAAAAGCCCATGCTTTCGGCAAGCGATGCCATCTTCAATCTTACTTCGGCATCTAAACTTGAATCGGGAAAATGCTTTAAGAAAAAACTGTACGCATTTACTGCATCTGATTTTTCCCCTTCGAGGTAATACGTCTCTGCAAGATCGAAGACGGCTTTTTCTTGAACGTCAGCCAAAAGATCATTCTGCTGAAGCAAAGCATTCAACACCGATCTCGCTTCCTGATAGTTGCCTCGCACAAGGTAAGCTTCGGCAAGCTTCAGCTTGTAATAATGAACACGCGGAGTTTGGGGATAGTACTTCACAAGGCTGGTGAGCATTTCAAGCAGCTCTTCCGTTTTTCCCATTTTTTCCAAAAGACTTAGCTGATGTTCGTAGAATATTCTTGAAGATTCCTGCAACGGCGCAAACGCAACCAGTTGCCTATAAGCCTGAAGTGCTTTTTCATTTTGGTTTGTCAGAAGATACAAATTGGCAAGCGTCTTGAGGTCTTCTTTTTTTTCTTCTGTACTTTTGGCCTCTTCCACCAGGTCTTCATAGATGGAAAGAGCTTTTTCAAAACGGCCGTCGGCCAAAGCAAGTTCGGCTGCTTGCATTTTTTCTTGAGGACTTGCGCAAGCAAAACAAGAAATGGCTAACAATATTGAGAGGTGTTTTTTCATGCTAGCCCTGCTATTCCATAGTGTTCAAAAAAGTGCCAGCCTCTTTTTGAACTCACTCCACAGTTTACTCAGCTTTTAAACTGTGTTAGGTCCCGAACGGTTTTGATGAGTGTACGCTAAAAACAAGAGGAGATGTGAAGATGAAGACAAGAAAACTAAGCGCCGCTGGACTTTTAAGCATTGGATTTATCACTGGAATTTTGTGGGTTGTCAGTTGCGGTGGTTCTAGTTCGGTTACAAGTGCTTTAGCGAGTGCAGCTTCCGACATCACCTACAGCAATACTACAAGCGGCCTTACCGCTACAACCGTGCAAGCAGCTCTTGATGAAGTGGTAAGTGAAGATGCCGCAAACGCACGCGCAGCAGTGGATAGCCAAGATCTCACTTTTGGTGATGTCATTGCAGATTCTTTTACCTTAGGAGCTGTGAAAACAGGATATTTTAGCATCGCTGGTGCTGCTTTTACTGCTGCAGCTTATTTAGATGCCAATGATAACTATTCAACAGACCAAGGCGACCTTCAGGGAAACGCAGTTGGTGCCACTAGCTATTTTGCTTCAGTCAATATTCCGCACGGTGCTACAATCACGGAATTTGATGTCTACATCCTTGATAATGACGCACTGGAGTCAGCAACGGTTCGACTTATGAGTTATTCTCTTGATGGAAGTGAAAATCTTTCTGAAATTACAAGCGTTACTTCAGATGATGATACAGACCTAAGATCAAGTGCAGGATTAAGCACAACAGTTGACAATGATTTAAATGCTTATCTCATCAAAGCTGATTTACCTGCAAGTACGAGTGTTGATCTTACATCAGCTAAAGTGACCTATACGTATACAAGCTTATAAAATCTTTCGTTCTTATAAAAGAGCGCTGTTCACATAAGCGATCAGCGCTTTTTTGTTTCCTTTTTATTGAGCAGCCCTAAAGTTATTCTCTCTTTCGTGTTCTGCTAAAACTCGTTCGTAGATAACAACATCATTCATTTCTCCACTAAAGAGTGGTACAGGGGCTCCTGTTTTCCCAATGAGAAGGTATCTTCTATTCTCTGGGAAGATCAAACTCTGCAAACTTGCCGCTGAGTTTGAAAGCACTCCATTAATATAAATATCTCCATTTCCTCCAGCCTGAGCTGTCATCATGAGATGATATGGATCTGCTGGACTTGCCTGCAAGTTCTCACCTACAGTTGAGCCACTCGTATTATTTACCCCCTCATGAGAAAGGATTCTTAAACTTGGTCTTGCAACAAAGAGAATGTACCAATCTCCAAATGGTGTTCCATCTCCAGCAGGACCAATGTTTACAAAAGGCCTATCATTTACAGCATATGGTGTACTCAACACTTCCATACTTATTTCTGTAAACTCTGGAAGCGGAATATTTGTTTCAATCCACTGATTACCTTCTTCATTTCGGTTTAAAATTGCCGATCCATTCTCCCATTCTACACCATTATTCCCTCTAGCGTGTCGTCCATATCGACTCGCATCACAAATAGTATACCCGGCAGGAGCTCCAGGACAATCAATGCCTTGCGTGAAGTCTTCATCAAATTTAAACCAAGCTAAAACCGAATCATCTGTTACTATTGCACGCTTAGAAAGATTGATTCCGAGAATTTGCTGATCGTTATCAATGGCCATCACTCCAATTTCATAGCGTAA
The Deltaproteobacteria bacterium CG11_big_fil_rev_8_21_14_0_20_42_23 genome window above contains:
- a CDS encoding sodium:alanine symporter family protein; protein product: MLEALQAFFSFVTGPFLLIVLLGTGIFLTLRLRFIQIRGLKEGIKITRGAYDDPLDPGDVSHFKALCAALSATVGVGNIAGVAAAIGLGGPGAIFWMWMTAFLGMAIKCTECTLAQMFRTTDKAGNIAGGPMYYIERGLGKNWKWLAVVFAFFTVFASFGIGNMVQSNQVAQVLQSSFGVSPYLSGLVIAVLTGLVIVGGVKRIGQVASFLVPFMAVLYIGAALFILFLNADKVFACLALIVSEAFAPTSIAGGAVGSAIMLSMRAGVTRGLFSNESGLGSAPIIHAAAKTTVPFREGLVALLEPFTDTIIICTMTALVILCTGTWQGGMSDAPLTAAAFEAGFSGGAYVVTFSIVLFAFSTAISWSYYGDRAAEYLLGEKVVLPFRLLYCVFLFVGAFASAKAHWITQVWNYADIANLLMAFPNLLALWMLSGLVVKARNEYFGK
- a CDS encoding nucleoside-diphosphate kinase, whose product is MAAERTLAMVKPDAVRKGVIGEILNRIENNNLKIVGIKMHHLSKQKAEGFYAVHQGKPFFEELVTFMASGPSVALVLEGDNAVAKWREVMGATNPEEAAEGTLRKDFGSNIGNNAVHGSDATAAAAQEIAFFFEKNEIVDYEWD